A window of the Vanessa cardui chromosome 25, ilVanCard2.1, whole genome shotgun sequence genome harbors these coding sequences:
- the LOC124540392 gene encoding uncharacterized protein LOC124540392: MHYLSLSPKSSENNKLSKQEELGSGVDVEMLELGGVWSLRNLSISVPRAVLSGEGQSAVLRCSYDLEGAALYSIRWYRAETEFYRYVPREMPPTMVFPLPGASVDVTQSDHQQVRIVNLNRRLSGDYQCEVSADAPLFHTDIKFAPLTVVDPPFRAPRLSVSQRSYARGDVIRANCSIDEAYPAPNITWILDDHKIAETVSWRSSDLDFKERGAFSQLELTILEAEHYKVGLTYTSSNLNRVYQDHYIYDREMEDDRDVVRYTMVPPSSGQFTLGCVATIFDIYARKSEPTYIREDAPHPASVTGEDSSGTITNHNMMLTTVCACAILLHAL, translated from the exons GCGGTGTCTGGTCCCTTCGGAACCTCTCCATCTCCGTCCCACGGGCTGTCCTCTCTGGCGAGGGTCAGTCAGCCGTCCTCCGCTGCTCGTACGACCTTGAAGGAGCCGCGCTGTACTCCATCCGCTGGTATCGAGCTGAAACGGAATTCTATCGATATGTGCCGAGGGAAATGCCACCGACGATGGTCTTCCCATTACCTGGAGCATCGGTCGATGTAA CTCAGTCAGACCACCAGCAGGTACGGATTGTAAATCTGAACAGACGGCTGAGTGGAGACTACCAGTGCGAGGTCTCTGCTGATGCCCCTCTCTTCCACACTGACATCAAATTTGCACCCCTCACCGTTGTGG ATCCACCATTCCGAGCACCTCGGCTGTCCGTCTCCCAGAGGAGCTATGCACGAGGTGACGTCATACGCGCGAACTGCTCCATCGACGAAGCGTATCCCGCGCCCAACATCACGTGGATCCTCGATGACCATAAG ATAGCAGAGACAGTGTCCTGGAGATCATCAGATTTGGACTTTAAAGAACGAGGGGCATTCAGCCAACTGGAGCTGACTATCCTGGAAGCGGAGCACTACAAGGTGGGCCTGACTTACACCAGCTCCAACCTGAACCGCGTCTATCAAGACCACTACATCTATGACAGAGAAATGGAAGACGATCGCGATGTTGTTAG GTATACCATGGTACCACCTTCAAGTGGCCAGTTCACGTTGGGCTGCGTGGCGACCATTTTCGACATCTATGCGCGGAAGAGCGAACCGACATACATAAGAGAGGACGCTCCTCATCCGGCATCTGTAACTGGGGAAGACTCATCAG GTACAATCACAAACCACAACATGATGCTTACAACCGTCTGCGCGTGCGCCATATTGTTGCATGCGTTATGA